The following is a genomic window from Bacteroidia bacterium.
AGCGCCCTGATCACCGCGCAAAAAGTGCGGCTGCTCCACGCGGGCATCCGGCATATCATTGACGGACGCATGCCGCAGTACCGCGCCGAGCACGGTATTCCGGTCAACCTCGAGGATATGCTCGCAACCATCATGGGGTTTTCCTATCTCGTCATCACCGGCATGCGTATTCTGCACTGTTCGCTCACCCGCGACGAGGAAGAGGACCTGTTCTATCTGTGGCGGGTCTTCGCCTTGCTGTGCGGCATCCATCCACCGGACGAACCCGAGAATATGGCGTGGATTCCGGACAGCGTGGATGACGCGGCAGTGTTCTACGCCTCCTATGCAAAACGGCATTTCACTGATGCGGACAGGAATCCTGACGGCGTCGCTCTCGCACAGGCGAATCTCTCGATGCTTCGCGACATGATTCCTCCTATCCCGCGCCGGTTCGGCCTCGGACTCGCTCCCCGTGTGTACATGCTGCATCTGGCGGGGGTAGACGCATGCCGGCGCGTCGGGATCGCGTCCATACCCGGACACACCCTCCTGAAGCGCATCCTGGATTTCCTGCCACGTGTATGGTATGCGATCAGTCGGTCGGTAACGTCGGCTGAATCCGCGCTCGGCATGCACCCCCGGCATTCCTTCAGCCGACTGCTTTTTCAACATCTGATTGACGATGCCTTCGGACATTCCGTCACCTTTACCGTCCCGGTCACCATCACGGATTTTCACAAGATGGTGTGAAACGCCATCGGAACCCATCATCACTACGGAACACACCATGCAGACGGATTACACAGCGGGACGCGACGCGTTTTTGAATCTCACAGACTACACGGGCGTGGAGATGTTCCTCTTCGCAGGGGGCTGTATTCTCTGGGTGGTCGCGTACGGTATTCTGATACGCAATGGTCTGCGATTCAAAATCATCGAGATGCCTCCGATCGCGGCCGCATCGAATTTCGCGTGGGAGGCGCTCTGGTCCACCGCATTTGAAACCGACATGGGGCACTTGCTTATCTGGACATACCGCGCGTGGATCATCTTCGATCTGGCGATTTTTTCGATGGTCATATTGTACGGAGCGAAGTTGGTGACGACGCCAACGCTCCGGCGACATTTCGCGCCGGCTATCATCGGCGCTATGCTGTGCTTCGGGGTGTTGTATTACTTTTTCACCGCACAGGGACATGACACACCGATCGGTGCGAACTCCGCATACATCGCGCAGCTTTTCATCTCCGTGTATTATGTTCTGCTCGTCCTGCAGCGGGAGGACTTCACCGGTTTTTCTCTGACGTTCGCCTATTTGCGCACCGTCGGCACAGGCATGAATACCGTGTTCATGCTCGTACATTATCCCTCCAACCATTTTCTTCACGCGATGGGCATCATCGCGCTGCTGTTTGATATTTTCTATATCGCGACCTTCACACGAAAACGCAGGTTACAGAGTCCCTCCGTTGTGTCTCCACGAGGAAGCTGATGCAAGTCCCCGGATACTCGCTGAAGGAAGAGTATTCCGCCGGCCCCGGCTGGCGGATGTTTCGCGGTATTCGCGTCACGGACAACGCTGCTGTCCTCGTCAAGATCGCTTCGGATGACACTGACGATCAGGGGGCATCTCCGCTGTTGCTTGGGGAACATGCCGTACTTTCGCAGAGCCACAGCGCGGCATTCCTTTCAATACAGGAAATCATTCACCTGAATGATTTCGTGGCGCTTGTTCATGAGGATTTTCGCGGATCGCCTCTTTCCCTGACCCTTGATGGCGGACCTCTCCCTGTCGAGGAAGTGATAGAACTGGGAATCGCTTTGGCGCAGGCGGCGATGGATCTCCATTCGTTGGGACTTCTTCATGGTTTGCTCCAACCGTCCGGCATTCTCATCGAACGACGGCCGATGCGGATCAAAGTCACGAACTTGTTTCTCTCACAACCGCACGGCCTTCCCACCGTCCTGCCTCCGCGCTTTCGATCGAGTACCGCCATTGTCCCGTACATTTCCCCGGAGCAGACAGGCCGTATCGAACGCGTGGTGGATGGGAGGAGTGATCTCTACAGCATAGGTGTCATCCTCTATCAATCGTTGACCGGATGGACTCCATTCCGAAGCAACGATCCCATGGAGGTGATCTATGCGCACCTGGCAAAAAATGCGGTCCCTCCACACGAGGTCGATTCTTCCATTCCGGAGGCCCTTTCACGAATCATCATGGCGCTGCTCATGAAAGATCCCATGGATCGGTATCAGAGTGCCATGATTCTGCAAGATGATTTGCTGCGCTGGCGGACCGTTCATTCGGATACACAGCGTTCCCATTCCTTTGAACCAAGAACAGGCGTAACCTCCGGATACTTCGAACTCCCGCAACGGTTGGTAGGCCGGGATACCGAGCTTGCACAGCTGACGGATGCATGGGAGAGATGTACACGCGGCATTCGTACGTCCCTGATTCTCGACGGATACGCCGGAGTCGGGAAATCGGCGCTTGTTCAAGGGATTCTGCCGTTGATTGTGCGCCACAACGCTTCGTTCCTTCGCGGTAAAGCCGATCAGCTGCAACGGGATACACCCTACGCGGCTCTCTCCAATGCGATACGCGATTTCATTACGCAGTTGCTGATGGAGAACCGCGAGCAGCTCGACTATTGGCAGCAGCGTTTCAGGCAGTATCTGGATTCCGTTGCCGCCGTGATTGCGCGTTTCATTCCTGAAATGGAATTTTTCCTGGGTTCGCAGCTCACTCTGGAAGCCGTACCCCAGGCAGAGGCCGTGAACCGTTTTCGTGAAGGCATGGGTCGGTTTTTTGAAGCGCTGTCTTCCGAAAGCCACCCGCTCGTATTCTTTCTCGATGATCTTCAATGGGTTGATGGCGATACGCTGCAGGTGCTGCGGGCCATACTCGATGAACAGCGTGCGCGGCATGTCCTGTTCATCGGCGCCGTACGCGGGCACGAACTCACCGACGCGATGCCTGCGACGGATTTTCTGCGTACTCTCTCCGATACGGAAGGATTTGCCGGGACCATTACGCTCGATGCGCTCAGCCTTGACCGCGTGAACGAATACGTATCAATGGCTCTCCACATCCCGCCGGCACAGTCGCTGGAGTTTTCAGAGGTCCTGTATCTGAAGACGCGCGGGAATCCCTTTTTTCTGCGCCAGTTCCTCTCGCTGGTGCATGAGAAAGCGCTGCTTCGATTCGATGAGGCAACGGAGTCGTGGCGATGGTCGCTCGAGGAGACGGCACAGCTGCCACACACCGAGAACGTCGTGCTGCTCCTGACACAACGGATGCAGACCTGGTCACAAGCTGCCCGGGACTCGCTCGCGATGGCATCCGTACTGGGCAGCAGTTTCGCGCTCTCCTCCGTGGCTGTCGCCAGCGGACGGGAGGTGGCGCAGCTCGAGGACGAGATCCGTCCTGCGATCGAGGCGCGGCTGCTGCTTCCGATGGAGAAGGGGCAGAAGCCCATGTTTCAATTGCCGGGAAGAAACGGTGATGATCCGAAATATCGGTTTTTACATGACCGTGTTCAGCAAGCGGCCTTTGCTCTCATCCCGGAGGACCGCAGAGCCT
Proteins encoded in this region:
- a CDS encoding DUF2236 domain-containing protein, translating into MAADTATPSRWTEALSHEMRRHGDALADAALARMLQDGEINRIEEIFRGLNTNDSTAPHTGYPSLKGFVESTHHLPDFVDLQRISRAEEIFIRNAFPITLILLAKSLPEGYSAPNLSLILNVSGNLRAHPYHRLLSVLQMVLNVASLGGFRHGGSALITAQKVRLLHAGIRHIIDGRMPQYRAEHGIPVNLEDMLATIMGFSYLVITGMRILHCSLTRDEEEDLFYLWRVFALLCGIHPPDEPENMAWIPDSVDDAAVFYASYAKRHFTDADRNPDGVALAQANLSMLRDMIPPIPRRFGLGLAPRVYMLHLAGVDACRRVGIASIPGHTLLKRILDFLPRVWYAISRSVTSAESALGMHPRHSFSRLLFQHLIDDAFGHSVTFTVPVTITDFHKMV